A single Equus asinus isolate D_3611 breed Donkey chromosome 21, EquAss-T2T_v2, whole genome shotgun sequence DNA region contains:
- the LOC139041340 gene encoding putative HTLV-1-related endogenous sequence, with the protein MGLEGLGGPEAQGGKTARERAGPVQRPRPAGPCPRPGPYRRSAAEDEAAAQGCASEPGARPRRRRSRGARARRRPGPGGLALGPGAGDRRPAQSRPWSSRPPDAERSAPRAWPGRKGQGAPACRAAAAAAAERAAASSALTRPSRGPASPARALAAEQHGQRPLALGPTVVRRRSPRIGRAGGACKE; encoded by the coding sequence atgggactggaGGGACTCGGGGGCCCGGAGGCGCAGGGAGGGAAAACTGCCCGGGAACGCGCCGGGCCGGTCCAGAGGCCCCGGCCCGCGGGCCCGTGCCCCCGCCCCGGACCTTACCGCCGCTCGGCTGCAGAGGACGAGGCGGCCGCGCAGGGCTGTGCTTCCGAGCCCGGGGCGCGTCCTCGGCGCCGCCGCTCCCGTGGCGCCCGCGCTCGGCGGCGGCCGGGTCCCGGCGGACTCGCACTCGGGCCAGGGGCGGGAGATCGGCGGCCTGCCCAGTCGAGGCCGTGGAGTTCGCGGCCCCCGGACGCCGAACGGTCCGCACCGCGGGCCTGGCCAGGGAGGAAGGGTCAGGGCGCGCCCGCGTGCCGAGCTGCGGCGGCGGCTGCAGCCGAGCGCGCAGCAGCTTCGTCCGCCCTCACCCGGCCCAGCCGCGGCCCCGCTTCCCCCGCGCGAGCTTTGGCGGCGGAGCAGCACGGGCAGCGCCCATTGGCCCTCGGGCCGACTGTCGTAAGGCGCCGCTCCCCGCGGATTGGCAGGGCCGGCGGTGCGTGCAAGGAGTAA